A single genomic interval of Lepeophtheirus salmonis unplaced genomic scaffold, UVic_Lsal_1.4 unplaced_contig_12052_pilon, whole genome shotgun sequence harbors:
- the LOC121130798 gene encoding LOW QUALITY PROTEIN: esterase FE4-like (The sequence of the model RefSeq protein was modified relative to this genomic sequence to represent the inferred CDS: inserted 1 base in 1 codon) has protein sequence MPISLIRNATIYLHYLFFIHTYLLLNFFFKVIKMNVEVITSLGKLKGKTLLMNDKHIYSFTGVPYADKPQRFSLAKPCSKWTGTLDCTKESKMGYQPNPMFLESTFLYHGFPDDCLYLNVFTPILKEDSFDLLPVIVYFHGGAFILGGNDTKIYGPEILLSTQNMVLVTVNFRLGPFGFLSFQNSDCPGNQGMHDQILSLMWVQSHIHHFGGTSSNVTIMGQSAGGMSSLYHLASPLSKGLFHKIICLSGAVMYAPFVHIDRDPWDYAKAFAESLGVNVNQSVDNILTQLRSISAKTILSKTFLFKDVFLLASCPWKPCVDGGYLTPETSFLPDTFINLVSQGKGNPVESILMGYTAQDGLSSLIEVMRYPNIWGLIQKDWSQIAPILFFNRERDNVTEEDRTAVEKMHSMFYGEEVVRPLEWNKKNFSTLVKMATMFSSKLPXYATAKLLHSNGFQVYGFNFNYVGTVTFNDYYRLIPLKFIANLFGRSFNINMYQDASYGAAHGDELLYMFSLKIPGLSKSLTTEKDRITSNNLRNTILSFVHVGKPTEKLNQDGHSQWQTIFGNSSKVNVVLMNDRTEEEDCVMDKEFDSERVEDCISIIQSSYESQSPYRAE, from the exons atgCCAATCAGTTTGATCAGAAATGCTACTATCTATCTACATTacctattttttatacatacatatttacttttaaactttttctttaaagttaTAAAGATGAATGTTGAAGTGATCACATCTCTAGGAAAACTCAAAGGAAAAACTCTCTTGATGAAcgataaacatatttattcattcactGGAGTGCCATATGCAGACAAACCTCAGCGCTTTAGTCTTGCAAAGCCCTGCTCAA aatGGACTGGGACACTGGACTGtacaaaagaatcaaaaatggGCTATCAACCGAACCCCATGTTCTTGGAATCTACCTTCTTGTACCATGGATTCCCTGATGATTGCCTTTATCTCAACGTTTTCACTCCTATTTTGAAAGAAGATTCATTCGACCTACTTCCAGTGATTGTTTATTTCCATG GTGGAGCATTCATTCTTGGAGGAAACGATACGAAGATATATGGTCCTGAAATCCTTTTATCGACACAAAATATGGTCTTGGTCACTGTAAACTTCAGACTTGGTCCCTTTGGCTTCCTTAGTTTCCAAAATTCCGACTGTCCTGGAAATCAAGGAATGCATGATCAAATTTTGTCACTAATGTGGGTTCAATCCCACATACATCACTTTGGCGGTACTTCCTCTAATGTAACGATAATGGGACAATCCGCAGGAGGAATGAGTTCACTGTATCATCTTGCCTCTCCATTGTCCAAAGGTCTCTTCCATAAGATCATTTGTTTGTCTGGAGCAGTTATGTATGCGCCATTTGTACATATTGATAGAGATCCTTGGGATTATGCCAAAGCATTCGCAGAATCCCTAGGAGTCAATGTAAACCAATCTGTGGATAATATTCTGACTCAATTGAGAAGCATTTCTGCTAAAACGATTCTTTCTAAAACTTTCTTATTCAAGGATGTTTTCTTACTCGCGTCTTGTCCATGGAAGCCCTGTGTTGATGGTGGATATCTGACTCCTGAGACTTCATTCCTCCCTgacacatttattaatttagtgaGTCAAGGAAAAGGAAACCCAGTAGAGTCTATACTTATGGGATACACTGCTCAGGACGGTCTTTCCTCCCTTATTGAAGTTATGAGATATCCTAATATTTGGGGTTTAATTCAAAA agATTGGAGCCAAATAGCtccaattctattttttaacagaGAAAGAGATAATGTCACAGAGGAAGACAGAACAGCTGTCGAGAAAATGCATAGTATGTTTTACGGAGAAGAAGTTGTAAGACCTTTAGAATGGAATAAGAAAAACTTTTCTACTTTAGTGAAAATGGCAACAATGTTTTCATCCAAATTAC TTTATGCAACTGCTAAATTACTTCATAG CAATGGCTTTCAAGTGTACGGTTTTAATTTCAACTACGTTGGTACAGTAACTTTTAATGACTACTACCGACTCATCCCACTAAAATTTATAGCAAACTTATTCGGCAGatcattcaatataaatatgtaccaaGATGCAAGCTATGGAGCTGCTCATGGTGATGAGCTCTTGTATATGTTTTCATTGAAG ATCCCTGGACTATCAAAGTCATTAACAACGGAGAAGGATAGAATTACTTCAAATAATCTTAGAAACACGATCCTTTCATTTGTTCATGTTGGAAAACCAACAGAGAAATTAAATCAAGATGGACATTCTCAATGGCAGACAATATTTGGGAATAGTTCAAAAGTTAATGTTGTTTTGATGAATGATCGAACAGAGGAGGAAGATTGTGTAATGGATAAGGAGTTTGACTCTGAAAGAGTCGAAGATTGTATCTCAATAATTCAATCAAGTTATGAGAGTCAAAGTCCTTATCGAGCAGAATGA